A genomic window from Camelina sativa cultivar DH55 chromosome 2, Cs, whole genome shotgun sequence includes:
- the LOC104751921 gene encoding putative B3 domain-containing protein At5g35780 produces MSMNHLTVTDSGKDMWSNLFLLAATAVMVQEEEQRLRLLRRRGEEDDSEKSFFYLFPRKKRSSLLNTRYTQQNPNDGTSIISPSSSSLHDHETKNTQNPSFLDAELLRAKKGKSKIVCEDYDYLRESDEATRLFEKNMKRLVRRNLDGSSSSFLNLPCYNYPSLLLGYNVTAKSEKTEAHDPSKEPCLKEKTTTSRKRRAVQQKKSGKFKKAKVVSFPNTEAPEWIFQVMRRMRADAANPLLIFERCLTPTDVKSAQSRLLMPFQQLIRDEFLTPGESRAIDETIAVGTILVNQRCEKWGLRFKLWRMDKETGHGTLNYALNWGWNDVVKGNNLKADDKISLWTFRCRGVLCFALETY; encoded by the coding sequence ATGAGTATGAATCATCTCACGGTCACGGATTCAGGTAAGGATATGTGGTCGAATTTGTTTTTACTTGCGGCTACTGCCGTTATGGTTCAGGAAGAAGAACaacgtcttcgtcttcttcgtcgtcgtggAGAAGAAGACGATAGCGAGAAGagtttcttctatcttttcccGAGGAAGAAAAGATCGTCTTTGCTGAATACAAGATACacacaacaaaaccctaatgatGGGACTTCTAttatctctccttcttcttcatccctcCATGATCACGAGacgaaaaacacacaaaaccctagttttttagATGCGGAGCTACTTCGTGCAAAGAAGGGGAAATCTAAGATTGTCTGTGAAGATTACGACTACCTCCGAGAGAGCGATGAGGCGACGAGACTCTTTGAGAAGAACATGAAGAGATTGGTACGACGAAACTTGGATGGGTCGTCTTCATCGTTCCTGAACCTTCCTTGTTATAATTACCCTTCGTTACTCCTAGGTTACAACGTCACGGCTAAGTCTGAGAAGACAGAGGCGCACGACCCTAGTAAAGAACCATGCCTAAAggagaagacaacaacaagtcGCAAGAGGCGTGCCGTGCAACAGAAGAAGAGTGGTAAATTCAAGAAAGCAAAGGTTGTTTCTTTCCCAAATACAGAGGCACCTGAGTGGATTTTTCAGGTGATGAGAAGAATGAGAGCTGATGCCGCAAACCCTTTGCTGATCTTTGAGAGGTGTCTAACACCGACTGATGTGAAATCAGCCCAGAGCCGTCTCTTAATGCCATTCCAGCAGCTAATCAGAGACGAATTCTTGACGCCAGGGGAGTCTCGAGCCATAGATGAGACTATCGCTGTTGGAACGATTCTTGTGAACCAAAGATGTGAAAAGTGGGGTTTGCGTTTCAAGCTATGGCGGATGGACAAGGAAACTGGACATGGAACCTTGAATTACGCTTTGAACTGGGGCTGGAACGATGTCGTCAAGGGTAACAACTTAAAAGCCGATGACAAGATCAGCCTTTGGACTTTCAGGTGCCGTGGAGTGCTCTGCTTTGCTCTTGAGACATACTAA
- the LOC104724476 gene encoding stromal 70 kDa heat shock-related protein, chloroplastic-like, translating to MVGPVRRELWSDERDDEVFVEAGVLSGDVSDNVLLGLETLGGVMTKIIPRNTTLPTSKSEVFSTAADGQTSVEINVLQGEREFVRDNKSIGSFRLDGIPPAPRGVPQIEVKFDIDANGILSVSASDKGTGKKQDITNSPLLVLLPCQRMR from the exons ATGGTGGGGCCTGTGCGTCGTGAGCTCTGGTCCGATGAACGTGACGATGAGGTGTTTGTTGAG GCTGGTGTTCTATCTGGAGATGTGAGTGACAACGTTCTCCTTGGTTTGGAAACTCTTGGTGGTGTCATGACCAAGATCATTCCAAGAAACACCACACTTCCAACTTCTAAATCAGAAGTCTTCTCAACTGCTGCAGATGGACAGACAAGTGTTGAGATTAATGTGTTACAGGGTGAGAGAGAGTTCGTAAGAGATAACAAGTCTATTGGTAGCTTCCGTCTTGATGGTATCCCGCCTGCACCACGTGGAGTTCCACAAATCGAGGTCAAATTTGATATTGATGCCAATGGAATTCTATCTGTCAGCGCCTCCGACAAAGGCACAGGAAAGAAGCAGGACATCACCAATTCACCATTACTGGTGCTACTACCTTGTCAAAGGATGAG GTAG
- the LOC104724468 gene encoding uncharacterized protein LOC104724468, with protein sequence MAEERSAKSKVKFMCSFGGKILPRPCDGILKYVGGETRVIAVSPDISFSELMKRLTAITENDVVLKYQIIPEDLDALVSVKSDEDVKHMIEEYNRHETPKLRTFLFPANPVVLENQLGTIESQTIEQRYIEAVNGILRTPKSASSLRSPIKTRPSFTVSSSSSPRSESSPDGYGQDPPDTSFQNNSYQLSRLYPMHRVHSSPNISQQMQTQNHHHNAYLQPLNRQRPPAPLDFPRGTGWGDSPGHGFNQLYTNAHNSGGGNGRCGCNEERRYWGRANSVPQSPKNHGLRL encoded by the exons ATGGCGGAGGAGAGATCGGCGAAGAGTAAGGTGAAGTTCATGTGCAGTTTTGGCGGCAAAATCCTCCCTAGACCATGCGACGGCATTCTCAAATACGTCGGCGGCGAGACTCGCGTCATTGCTGTATCTCCTGACATCTCCTTCTCCG AACTCATGAAGAGACTTACGGCAATCACAGAGAACGATGTAGTCCTCAAGTACCAGATCATTCCTGAAGATCTTGATGCATTAGTCTCTGTTAAGTCTGATGAAGATGTCAAACACATGATAGAGGAATATAACCGTCACGAAACCCCTAAACTCAGAACCTTCTTGTTTCCTGCAAACCCGGTTGTTCTTGAGAATCAGTTAGGCACCATCGAGTCACAGACCATTGAGCAACGTTACATTGAAGCTGTCAACGGTATTCTTCGCACACCCAAGAGTGCTTCTTCTCTTCGTTCTCCCATCAAAACGCGACCTTCCTTCACCGTCTCTAGTTCCTCCTCTCCCAGATCAGAGTCATCACCTGATGGATACGGTCAAGATCCGCCTGATACGAGTTTTCAGAACAACAGCTACCAGTTGAGCAGGCTTTACCCAATGCATAGAGTTCATAGCAGTCCCAACATCTCACAGCAGATGCAGACACAAAACCACCACCATAATGCATACCTGCAGCCTCTTAACAGGCAGCGACCACCAGCACCTTTAGACTTCCCTAGAGGCACAGGCTGGGGGGACTCACCGGGTCATGGTTTTAACCAGTTATACACAAACGCGCATAACTCAGGTGGTGGTAATGGTAGGTGTGGATGCAATGAAGAGCGCAGGTACTGGGGCAGAGCAAATAGCGTTCCTCAAAGTCCTAAGAACCACGGACTCCGCCTCTGA